From the Desulforegula conservatrix Mb1Pa genome, one window contains:
- a CDS encoding NHLP bacteriocin export ABC transporter permease/ATPase subunit yields MQNLSNHTDSKLKKREMADSLGYEKALKGLAHVVIGGKYEKASSSPDPVVACATVIAGKRGFEIKEPVDMPEGDCKYKVIFLARYSGFRVREVMLKANWYKHDSGPMIGFFEEGMQPVCLLQSGARAYEIFDPLTGKSREVTEEESLKLLPTAFSFYKPFESKPIGFMDICRMIMGESTVDIIMVGVLGTMVGLIGLATPVVTGVIFDSIIPEAARSQMGQIFLILLALAFSTSFFELAKGFSLVRIQGKVNHTVQSALWDRLLGLPVPFFRNYSSGDLAKRSLGITTIIDMIAGIVLNTVLSSIFSVFNLCLLFYYNYGLALIAVALTLVTLFCTLCINLIQLKQQRESIRLDNKNAGFLFQLINGVAKVKMTGSQKRAFVKWSDLFSKKRKAGFSAGVAQNALTSFNSVFPLLTSMTLFSWMIFYMSKPMSTGSFLAFISAFGSFQTALLNMTGVFTSSLSIIPIYEGLKPILETQPENDQQKAPPGRLTGDIEVVHVNFRYGEDLPLVLNDVSITAKPGEFIAIVGGSGSGKSTLLRLLIGFEKPESGTIYYDKQDLDTIDILESRRQFGVAMQNGMLTQGSIYENIVGQSNLTIEDAWDAAAMAGVADDIKAMPMGMHTVLPAGGGVLSGGQRQRIVIARSIVKKPKILFFDEATSALDNKTQAEVSKSLESLKVTRIVIAHRLSTIINADRIYVMDKGQVVQAGNYETLVAQEGLFKELAARQIA; encoded by the coding sequence ATGCAGAACTTATCAAATCATACTGATTCAAAGCTCAAAAAACGCGAAATGGCAGACAGCCTTGGTTATGAAAAGGCTCTGAAGGGACTTGCCCACGTAGTTATAGGTGGCAAATATGAAAAGGCTTCTTCATCCCCTGATCCTGTTGTTGCGTGTGCTACTGTTATTGCCGGGAAAAGAGGCTTTGAAATAAAAGAGCCTGTTGATATGCCGGAAGGAGACTGTAAATATAAAGTTATTTTTCTGGCTAGATATTCAGGTTTCAGGGTCAGGGAGGTAATGCTCAAAGCCAACTGGTATAAGCACGACAGCGGCCCGATGATAGGATTCTTTGAAGAAGGAATGCAGCCTGTTTGTCTTTTACAGAGCGGGGCAAGAGCCTATGAGATTTTTGATCCCCTCACAGGGAAAAGCAGGGAGGTGACGGAAGAAGAATCATTAAAACTTTTACCCACAGCCTTCTCTTTTTACAAGCCATTTGAATCAAAGCCAATCGGATTCATGGATATATGCAGGATGATTATGGGTGAAAGTACCGTCGATATTATCATGGTCGGCGTCCTTGGTACCATGGTTGGCCTAATCGGTCTGGCTACCCCTGTTGTAACAGGTGTTATTTTTGACAGCATTATACCGGAGGCTGCAAGATCTCAAATGGGGCAGATTTTTCTGATACTTCTTGCCCTTGCATTTTCCACAAGCTTTTTTGAGCTCGCCAAGGGGTTTTCACTTGTAAGAATACAGGGCAAGGTTAACCATACTGTCCAGTCTGCTTTATGGGACAGACTCCTGGGACTTCCCGTGCCTTTTTTCAGAAATTATTCTTCCGGTGATCTTGCAAAAAGAAGTCTTGGTATCACCACCATCATCGACATGATCGCAGGCATTGTACTGAATACAGTTCTTTCTTCAATTTTTTCCGTATTCAATCTGTGTCTGCTGTTCTATTATAATTATGGATTAGCTCTTATTGCCGTTGCCCTGACCTTGGTGACGCTCTTTTGTACACTTTGCATAAACCTCATACAGTTGAAACAGCAAAGAGAATCAATAAGGCTGGACAATAAAAATGCCGGCTTTCTTTTCCAGCTCATAAATGGTGTGGCAAAAGTCAAGATGACAGGGTCACAGAAAAGGGCATTTGTAAAATGGAGCGATCTTTTTTCAAAAAAGCGCAAGGCTGGTTTTTCAGCAGGTGTTGCCCAAAATGCATTAACCTCTTTTAATTCTGTGTTCCCACTGCTTACCAGTATGACGCTTTTTTCATGGATGATCTTTTATATGAGCAAGCCGATGTCTACCGGGTCGTTTCTTGCATTTATTTCAGCATTCGGGTCATTTCAAACAGCACTCCTGAATATGACCGGAGTATTTACATCATCTCTGTCAATCATACCAATTTATGAGGGTCTCAAGCCTATATTAGAAACCCAGCCTGAGAATGATCAGCAGAAAGCACCCCCCGGAAGACTCACTGGTGATATTGAAGTTGTTCATGTTAACTTCAGATATGGAGAAGATCTTCCGCTTGTTTTAAATGATGTGTCAATAACCGCTAAACCGGGAGAATTTATTGCCATTGTCGGAGGATCAGGATCTGGCAAGTCAACCTTGCTAAGACTTCTGATAGGGTTTGAAAAACCTGAATCAGGAACTATCTATTATGACAAGCAGGATCTTGACACCATTGATATTTTAGAGTCAAGGCGTCAGTTCGGTGTTGCCATGCAGAATGGAATGCTTACCCAGGGCAGTATATATGAGAATATTGTAGGCCAGTCAAATCTTACCATTGAAGATGCCTGGGATGCTGCGGCAATGGCAGGCGTAGCTGATGATATAAAAGCCATGCCCATGGGGATGCATACTGTTCTTCCGGCGGGCGGGGGTGTTCTTTCGGGAGGCCAGAGGCAAAGAATTGTAATTGCTCGTTCAATTGTTAAAAAACCAAAGATTCTGTTCTTTGATGAGGCGACCAGTGCCCTCGACAACAAGACCCAGGCAGAGGTCAGTAAAAGTCTCGAATCACTCAAGGTCACACGTATTGTCATAGCCCACAGACTCAGCACCATAATCAATGCGGACAGAATCTATGTCATGGATAAGGGCCAGGTTGTGCAGGCCGGTAACTATGAAACGCTGGTTGCCCAGGAAGGGCTTTTCAAAGAATTGGCTGCCCGTCAGATAGCTTAA
- a CDS encoding ABC transporter substrate-binding protein translates to MIKKIFLLIVLASLMSGCSGSDNPADNRAKIALKSTGDILIGAASPWAEKRNLLWEGISMAANEINQKGGLLGGRKISIVKGDDKGDLTTGQIVAQSFADNENVVAVLGHSSSYVSVPVSIMYQYYGLVMVSPLSTGYKLTTQGYPQIFRNIPSDRIFGEKLAEFCRKKGFNNVLIYHINDDYGRGQSNAFEISALSNGLTVLDRSSYDDLSSARSFREEIKFWQDNYEFDAIFLAGVMPKAAEFVVEARKMGVTVPIVGGDALDHPKLIEIAGSAAENVYAGSVFHPDFAYPAMQEFLEKFRKTYGKEPDIAATQGYEAMMVIAEGIKNAGCTVPADIAHALHSLKAFKGLTGDFSFDENGDVVGKPMIMKVVKGGKFHLVEN, encoded by the coding sequence ATGATCAAAAAAATATTTCTTTTAATAGTATTAGCATCTTTGATGTCAGGCTGCTCCGGGAGCGATAATCCGGCTGATAACAGAGCAAAAATAGCGCTGAAATCAACCGGGGATATTCTTATTGGAGCTGCATCACCTTGGGCTGAGAAGCGTAATCTTCTATGGGAAGGAATTTCGATGGCTGCTAACGAGATTAACCAGAAAGGCGGATTGTTAGGCGGTCGAAAAATAAGTATTGTAAAGGGCGATGACAAAGGAGACCTGACAACCGGGCAAATTGTGGCCCAGTCTTTTGCTGATAATGAAAATGTCGTAGCTGTGCTGGGGCATTCAAGTTCCTACGTTTCCGTTCCTGTATCCATAATGTATCAGTATTATGGTCTTGTCATGGTGTCACCTTTATCCACAGGTTACAAACTTACCACCCAGGGATATCCACAAATATTCAGAAATATTCCAAGCGATCGTATTTTTGGAGAAAAGTTGGCCGAATTCTGCCGTAAAAAAGGATTTAATAATGTTCTCATATACCATATCAATGATGATTATGGCAGGGGCCAGAGTAATGCTTTTGAAATAAGCGCGTTAAGCAACGGTCTGACTGTTCTGGACAGGTCTAGTTACGATGATTTAAGTTCTGCAAGAAGTTTCAGGGAAGAAATAAAGTTCTGGCAGGACAATTATGAATTTGATGCAATTTTTCTTGCCGGAGTTATGCCCAAAGCCGCCGAATTTGTAGTTGAGGCAAGAAAAATGGGTGTGACTGTCCCTATTGTTGGGGGTGATGCTTTGGATCATCCAAAACTTATTGAGATTGCAGGAAGTGCCGCAGAGAATGTTTATGCAGGCTCGGTATTTCATCCTGATTTTGCTTATCCGGCAATGCAGGAATTTTTAGAAAAATTCCGCAAGACTTATGGTAAAGAGCCTGACATCGCAGCAACCCAGGGATATGAAGCCATGATGGTTATAGCTGAAGGAATAAAAAATGCTGGCTGTACTGTTCCTGCTGATATTGCCCATGCTTTGCATTCATTAAAAGCTTTCAAAGGGCTTACCGGAGATTTCTCTTTTGATGAAAATGGTGATGTTGTGGGCAAACCCATGATAATGAAAGTGGTCAAAGGCGGAAAATTCCATCTTGTTGAAAACTGA
- a CDS encoding glycosyltransferase: MLIVLGISLFIFKGQGTLHFQSNNTITVYLLLFLLIWATGLAILPSLPNPFPGKGLVCLMGIGLVTHGIFISGRIIEGHGILPSFSVFSLDIAITALLLKILSIKRLSLRWAFLYIVNPCVLAGLLICQPSAFAAILLFISAVYFFLTDRYKLMFALTGFHAVFFPYSIPAIFLLLNKRNYKKAWILLISLAASLLISFLTSRSNLLPFYALNAEAAIKTGVLSHFMQPAFHVQNVDTISYVLAFLFSTMGVIIFHPELNPRYRNDPFHGIFIFFATLIILLPEPPISIFIWIAPFIVFRPSIMWLLLGFSAFPYAAVSGLSASIPGLSPSFQIFCGVTHLKSIVWFPLYISLPFAFYRMVQHHKNYSRFVWQKEIKTLSVIIPVLNEESGIGQCIRSIRQDSSVTEIIVIDGGSNDNTANIAKNEEAEVIIHKLPFTDGGGRGGQIKAGLFQASGDAVAIIHADSIISAPIFNHIIDTLNNNPDVIGGAVGCRFDSDELKFRAIEFANNARMAYLGIAFGDQIQFFRRRPVIENNAFPDIPLMEDVELSMRLKNLGTQVFLFGDVMVSTRRWQKKGFKNALWVIRQVTKYIITRIWAEPDSSSLYKAYYKVKND; the protein is encoded by the coding sequence CCCGTTTCCAGGGAAAGGCCTTGTCTGCCTTATGGGTATAGGATTAGTAACTCACGGAATCTTTATATCTGGAAGAATAATTGAAGGGCATGGCATTCTGCCTTCATTTTCAGTTTTTAGCCTTGATATTGCTATAACAGCCCTATTACTGAAAATCCTGAGTATAAAAAGGCTCAGCCTGAGATGGGCATTTCTATATATTGTCAATCCATGCGTACTTGCCGGACTTTTAATCTGCCAGCCCTCTGCTTTTGCGGCTATCCTGCTCTTCATAAGTGCAGTCTATTTTTTTTTGACAGATAGATACAAACTGATGTTTGCTTTAACAGGCTTCCATGCAGTGTTTTTCCCGTATTCAATTCCTGCTATCTTTCTTCTCCTGAATAAAAGAAATTACAAAAAAGCATGGATACTTCTTATAAGTCTGGCAGCTTCATTGCTCATCTCATTTTTGACTTCAAGGTCAAACCTATTGCCTTTTTATGCCCTTAATGCTGAGGCAGCCATTAAAACAGGGGTTTTATCCCATTTTATGCAGCCTGCTTTTCATGTTCAAAATGTCGATACTATATCTTATGTCCTTGCATTTCTGTTCAGCACCATGGGAGTTATAATTTTCCATCCTGAACTAAACCCAAGATACAGAAACGATCCTTTTCACGGTATTTTTATTTTTTTTGCCACCTTGATAATTCTTCTGCCTGAGCCACCAATTTCTATTTTCATATGGATTGCACCTTTCATTGTTTTCAGACCGTCAATAATGTGGCTTTTGCTCGGTTTTTCAGCTTTTCCCTATGCAGCTGTTTCAGGTCTTAGTGCTTCAATACCAGGACTTTCTCCAAGCTTTCAGATTTTCTGCGGCGTCACACATCTGAAATCCATAGTCTGGTTTCCACTGTATATATCCCTGCCATTTGCTTTTTACAGAATGGTTCAGCACCACAAAAATTATAGCCGATTTGTCTGGCAAAAAGAGATAAAAACATTATCTGTCATTATTCCCGTTCTGAATGAAGAATCTGGAATTGGCCAGTGCATCAGAAGCATAAGACAGGATTCATCTGTAACTGAAATAATAGTCATAGACGGAGGATCAAATGACAATACAGCCAATATTGCAAAAAATGAGGAAGCAGAAGTCATAATACATAAATTGCCATTTACTGATGGCGGAGGACGAGGCGGCCAGATAAAGGCTGGACTTTTTCAGGCATCTGGAGACGCAGTTGCAATTATTCATGCTGATTCCATTATCTCTGCACCGATATTTAATCATATAATTGATACACTGAATAATAATCCTGATGTGATAGGCGGCGCTGTCGGATGCAGATTTGATTCAGACGAGTTAAAGTTCAGAGCCATAGAATTCGCCAATAATGCAAGAATGGCATATCTTGGAATAGCCTTCGGAGACCAGATCCAATTTTTCAGACGAAGACCTGTCATCGAAAACAATGCGTTTCCGGACATTCCACTCATGGAAGATGTGGAGCTTTCAATGAGACTTAAAAACCTCGGAACCCAGGTTTTCCTTTTCGGAGATGTCATGGTTTCAACAAGACGCTGGCAGAAAAAGGGATTCAAAAATGCCTTGTGGGTGATTCGTCAGGTCACAAAATACATAATTACAAGAATATGGGCAGAACCAGATTCCTCATCCTTGTATAAAGCATACTACAAGGTAAAAAACGATTGA